The genomic window GCTGAAGAGTACATGCACTTAATAATTCCTGTTATTGTTCGCACTTTTGAAAAGCAAGGGCAACCTGTGTTCATACGAAAGCACGCCATTGACACTATTGGCAAGATATCACGGCAAGTCAATCTGAATGACTATGCAGCGAAGATAATTCATCCACTCACTCGAGTGCTTGATAGCGGCGACCCTGCTTTGCGGACGACGGCCCTTGATACGCTTTGTGCTTTGATACAGCAACTCGGAAAAGACTATGTGCATTTCATGCGCACGGTCAATAAAGTCATTACTCAGCACCAGATACAGCATCAAAATTATGATCTTCTTGTGAGCAAGCTTCAAAAGGGTGAAGTTTTGCCACAAGATTTGACATCCGAGTCACGATTTGCTGATATTGCAGATGAAACACAATTCGCGGATCTGGGAACTAAGAAATTGGAGATGAACGCAATCCATTTAAAGGCGGCATGGGACACAAGAGGCAAATCCACCAAGGAGGATTGGCAAGAGTGGCTCCGGCGATTCAGCACGACCTTACTGACAGAGTCGCCAAATCATGCACTTCGTGCCTGCGCAAGCTTGGCAAGCGTTTATTTGCCGCTGGCCCGTGAGCTCTTCAACTCGGCGTTCGTGTCTTGCTGGAGTGAGCTGTATGAACAGTTTCAAGATGAGCTGATACAGAACATTGAGAGCGCTATCAAGTCTGAGAATGTTCCGCCCGATCTGTTGGGACTGCTTTTGAACCTTGCTGAGTTTATGGAACACGACGACAAGGCTCTCCCAATTGATATCAGGGTACTCGGACGAGAAGCGGCCAGATGTCATGCGTATGCAAAGGCACTGCATTACAAGGAGCTGGAATTCTTGCAAGATCAAAGTAGCGGCGCGGTTGAGGCACTCATtgtcatcaacaaccagCTTCAGCAGTCTGATGCCGCCATTGGTATTTTACGAAAGGCTCAGCTTTATAAGGAAGGCATCCAGCTTCGTGAGACCTGGTTTGAAAAGCTTGAGAGGTGGGAAGAGGCTCTCGCTTTTTACAACAAACGTGAACGAGAGATCCCCGCTGACCAGCCCACCCCAATTGAAATCGTCATGGGTAAAATGAGATGCCTGCACGCCCTTGGAGAATGGGATGCTCTTGCCAACCTCACCGGCAGCACTTGGGTCAATTCTGCTCCTGAGGTGCAACGGATGATTGCACCGCTCGCTACCGCTGCTGCCTGGGGGCAAAACAAATGGGACCACATGGATAACTATCTGTCGTCTCTTAAAAGGCACTCGCCAGACAGATCTTTCTTTGGTGCCATCCTTGCGCTGCACAGAAATCAGTTTCGTGAGGCTGTCGCGTGTATCGAGCAGGCTCGTGAGGGTCTGGACACCGAGTTGAGTGCTCTTGTTAGTGAATCTTACAACAGAGCATATCAGGTCGTCGTCCGAGTTCAAATGCTGGCTGAACTAGAAGAACTTATTGTTTACAAGCAATGTGACGAGAAGAAACAGGCAACAATGCGCAAAACTTGGGAGACCAGATTACAAGGATGTCAGCGTAACGTTGAGGTTTGGCACAGAATGCTACGCCTCAGAGCCTTGGTCATCTCACCGGCAGAAAACATGCGTATGTGGATCAAGTTTGCCAATCTCTGCCGTAAATCTGGCCGGATGGGGCTGGCCGAGAAGTCCTTGAAGCAGCTCATCGGCAGTGATGCTCCGTTGGAGACAATGATTCCGTACTGGCCAGATAATAGGAGCGACAGGTCGGGGTCCACGCCACCGCGCAACATCCCAGCCCAAGTTACGTATGCCATGCTCAAATATGAGTGGGAACTTGGCCAACAGCCCGCTGGAAGGCGACAGGGCATTTCAGAGAGGACGCTATATTGCCTGCAGAGGTTTACAAACGACACCGCACATCGACTGGATGTGGCTAAGGCCCACCTCGCTGCTCAAGCTGGCAGCACCGATGGCAATCTTCCGACAGATTATGGAATTCAGGGGCAGATAGATCCGTCCCTGATGAGCCCCCAGACCCAACGGGCCTTGTATGACCAGACCGTTTTACTGGCGAAATGCTATCTGCGTCAAGGAGAGTGGCTTATTGCCCTGAATAAGAATGATTGGCAGCACAGCAAGGTGCAGGAAATCCTGAATTCGTATTCCCAAGCAACCAAATACAACCCTCGATGGTACAAAGCTTGGCATGCCTGGGCATTGGCGAATTTTGAGATTGTCCAGACTTTGTCGGCCAGGGCCGAGAGCCAGTTATCCAGAGCAGACCAAACGCTGCTTATTGAGCACGTGGTTCCTGCCATTCAGGGATTCTTCAAGTCTATCGCCCTCTCAGTCGGAAGCTCCCTCCAAGACACGCTCCGCCTGCTAACTCTGTGGTTCTCACACGGCGGCAGCGCAGATGTTAATGCAGCTGTCATGGAAGGCATTAGCAACGTCTCTGTGGACACCTGGCTGGAAGTCATTCCACAGCTCATTGCTCGAATTAACCAGCCTAACAAACGGGTGCAGCAGGCTGTGCATAATCTACTGGCCGATGTTGGCAGGGCCCATCCTCAAGCTCTTGTATATCCCTTGACGGTGGCGATGAAATCATGGCAAAATTCAAGGAGGTCCCGTTCCGCGGCGCAGATCATGGATAGCATGAGGCAACACAGTGCCAATCTGGTTGCTCAAGCCGACATCGTCTCTCATGAGCTTATTCGTGTTGCAGTTCTCTGGCACGAACTTTGGCATGAAGGGCTGGAGGAGGCCTCTCGTCTTTACTTTGGTGACCACAATATTGAAGGCATGTTCGAAACTCTCGGCCCCCTACATGATCTTCTCGAGCGTGGACCTGAAACCTTGCGTGAAATTTCATTCGCGCAAGCTTTTGGACGGGACTTGAAGGAGGCACAAGAATGGTGCCACCAGTATGAAAGTTCGAAGGATGTGAATGACCTCAACCAGGCCTGGGACCTCTATTATCAGGTGTTCCGAAGGATCACTAGGCAGCTACCGCAAGTCACGAGCCTTGAGCTTACATATTGCTCGCCAAAGCTCCTCAACTCCAAGGATTTGGATCTTGCAGTCCCCGGAACATACAGAAGCGGCCAGCCAGTCGTCAGAATCATGTCATTTGATACTACACTCAGTGTCATCAATTCTAAGCAACGGCCGCGAAAGCTTATACTCAGTGGCAGTGATGGTGTATCGTATGCCTTCCTCCTTAAGGGTCATGAAGATATCAGGCAGGACGAGCGAGTCATGCAGCTCTTTGGTCTCTGTAACACTCTGCTGGCCAACGACTCTGAATGTTCCAAACGACATCTGAACATCCACCGTTATCCTGCTATTCCGCTCTCACAGAACTCGGGTCTTTTTGGTTGGTTGCCAAACACTGATACTCTTCACGTTCTCATTCGGGAGTACCGTGAAAGCCGCAAGATCCTGCTGAACATTGAGCATCGCATCATGCTGCAAATGGCGCCTGATTATGATAATCTCACTTTGATGCAGAAGGTAGAAGTATTCGGTTATGCGCTTGACAATACTACTGGTCAGGACCTATACCGTGTCCTGTGGCTGAAGTCCAAATCATCTGAAGCATGGCTCGAACGGCGAACCAACTATACTCGCTCTTTGGGTGTAATGTCGATGGTTGGTTACATTCTCGGCTTAGGTGATCGACATCCGTCAAACCTGATGCTCGATCGTATAACGGGCAAAATCATTCACATCGATTTCGGAGACTGTTTCGAAGTGGCAATGAAGCGTGAAAAGTATCCCGAGAGGGTTCCATTCCGACTTACTCGTATGTTGACATACGCCATGGAAGTCAGCAATATCGAAGGTAGCTTCCGTATAACATGTGAGCATGTTATGCGAGTGCTCAGGGAGAACAAAGAAAGCGTGTTGGCTGTCTTGGAAGCGGTATGTGCTACTTGTTTAATGCGTGATGAATCTTGTAACGTAATTCTAACATTTACACAGTTTATTCATGATCCTCTCTTGACGTGGCGCTTGACAAGTACGGTGTCACCTGCTGGACCTAATTTCCAATCTGAGCGCGAAGTGGCTCTTGCAGGTCCGACCGCAGGCCGTGCTCGCCGGCATTCAATCTTAAATGCAGATGTTGCGCCGTCTGAGCTCCTTGCTGCTAATGGCGAACCGTCGGGGCCACCTACATCCAGGGCAAGGGCACGTACGAACAGCTCGGCGGCCCCTGATGGTAACGGCATTAATGGTGCGCAGGAGACGGAGAGCCAAAACGCCAGAGCGGTTGAGGTGCTAGATCGGGTGCAACAGAAGCTCACCGGCCGAGACTTCAAGAATAATGAGGAGTTGGATGTGATCAATCAGGTCAATAAGCTGATTGTTGAAGCTACGAAACTGGAGAATCTCTGCCAACACTACATCGGCTGGTGTAGCTTCTGGTAAGCACATCTCCGATTTTCAGGTATACAGAGTCAGGGCGCCTCTCTCTTGGTTGCTCAGTGTTTCTTTGTCTGCTCTGGTTCAGTTGCAAAGTATAATAGCCGGAGTTTGTTGGGTGTATATTTTAGGAGGTGGAATGTACTATAAACCAGGGTTTCTTCTATCGCAACGTTGGGCTCTCCCTCCCAGCCTCAATGATACCTTGACTAATGGCCAATATTGCAAGTTGACTTGTTCTGCTGCGTTGAGCAATGACGACAACCAGTTTACGGTTTAATGAATATCGGTGTTTCATGCAAAGCAGCATGCTTGGTCTCTATTTTGTGTTTCTGGCTAGTTCCTGAATACCTGGACTTGTTTCATATCATGGCAGCAGTGGTTCATCCTCTTCGTGGGTTGCTGTCGTGGACAGCATGTCTCCTCCATCTTCGCCTACGTCTTCAGCTACTCCGCCTAGAGAGAG from Metarhizium brunneum chromosome 2, complete sequence includes these protein-coding regions:
- the tor2 gene encoding Serine/threonine-protein kinase tor2 encodes the protein MAQQQQVALERLEHITRGLRSRVGDDVRKRAAIQLRDLVVVCHRDLSQEQFLAFYNAVNNKITQLITHGSDSAERLGGIYALDALVEFDGVDVAAKYTRFTQNIKTILRGKDINPMKPAAIALGKLCRPGGSLISELVDSEVNTALEWLQNDRVEERRYSAVLVLRELARNAPTLMYQYIPTIFDWIWVGLRDPRQLIRETSADTVGACFRIIRERDQEMKQIWMSKIFNEARQGLKVNTVESIHASLLVLKELLEQGGMYMQEHYQEACEIVFKHKDHRDPTTRRTVVSLIPDLASYSPADFAHTWLHKFMVYLSGMLKRDKERNDAFLAIGNIANSVKSAIAPYLDGVLIYVREGLSVQSRKRGSVDPVFDCISRLAVAVGQTLSKYMEALLDPIFACDLTPKLTQALVDMAFYIPPVKPTIQERLLDMLSVVLCGEPFKPLGAPQPNTLSSVPAITKDVKDPQAYENRRSEVKLALNTLGSFDFSGHILNEFVRDVAIKYVEDEDPEIREAAALTCCQLYVRDPIVNQTSYHALQVVGDVIEKLLTVGISDPDSHIRRTVLAALDERFDRHLAKAENIRILFFALNDEVFAIREVAISIIGRLARFNPAYVIPSLRKTLIQMLTELEFSDVARNKEESAKLLSLLVQNAQSLIKPYVEPMISVLLPKAKDSSPSVAATILKALGDLATVGGEDMLPYKDRLMPLIIDALQDQSSNIKREAALNALGQLASNSGYVIEPYLDYPQLLEILQGIIRTEDQRGPLRQQTIKLMGILGALDPYKHQQVEEHTPEIQRRVDSNQMTDISLMMTGLTPSNKEYFPTVVINALLQILKDTSLAQHHAAVIEAIMNIFRTLGLECVSFLDRIIPAFLQVIRSSASTRLESYFNQLATLVSIVRQHIRNYLPDIIQILQDYWDKSPSLQTTILSLVEAISRSLEGEFKVYLAGILPNMLGVLDKDSSAKRVPSERVLHAFLVFGASAEEYMHLIIPVIVRTFEKQGQPVFIRKHAIDTIGKISRQVNLNDYAAKIIHPLTRVLDSGDPALRTTALDTLCALIQQLGKDYVHFMRTVNKVITQHQIQHQNYDLLVSKLQKGEVLPQDLTSESRFADIADETQFADLGTKKLEMNAIHLKAAWDTRGKSTKEDWQEWLRRFSTTLLTESPNHALRACASLASVYLPLARELFNSAFVSCWSELYEQFQDELIQNIESAIKSENVPPDLLGLLLNLAEFMEHDDKALPIDIRVLGREAARCHAYAKALHYKELEFLQDQSSGAVEALIVINNQLQQSDAAIGILRKAQLYKEGIQLRETWFEKLERWEEALAFYNKREREIPADQPTPIEIVMGKMRCLHALGEWDALANLTGSTWVNSAPEVQRMIAPLATAAAWGQNKWDHMDNYLSSLKRHSPDRSFFGAILALHRNQFREAVACIEQAREGLDTELSALVSESYNRAYQVVVRVQMLAELEELIVYKQCDEKKQATMRKTWETRLQGCQRNVEVWHRMLRLRALVISPAENMRMWIKFANLCRKSGRMGLAEKSLKQLIGSDAPLETMIPYWPDNRSDRSGSTPPRNIPAQVTYAMLKYEWELGQQPAGRRQGISERTLYCLQRFTNDTAHRLDVAKAHLAAQAGSTDGNLPTDYGIQGQIDPSLMSPQTQRALYDQTVLLAKCYLRQGEWLIALNKNDWQHSKVQEILNSYSQATKYNPRWYKAWHAWALANFEIVQTLSARAESQLSRADQTLLIEHVVPAIQGFFKSIALSVGSSLQDTLRLLTLWFSHGGSADVNAAVMEGISNVSVDTWLEVIPQLIARINQPNKRVQQAVHNLLADVGRAHPQALVYPLTVAMKSWQNSRRSRSAAQIMDSMRQHSANLVAQADIVSHELIRVAVLWHELWHEGLEEASRLYFGDHNIEGMFETLGPLHDLLERGPETLREISFAQAFGRDLKEAQEWCHQYESSKDVNDLNQAWDLYYQVFRRITRQLPQVTSLELTYCSPKLLNSKDLDLAVPGTYRSGQPVVRIMSFDTTLSVINSKQRPRKLILSGSDGVSYAFLLKGHEDIRQDERVMQLFGLCNTLLANDSECSKRHLNIHRYPAIPLSQNSGLFGWLPNTDTLHVLIREYRESRKILLNIEHRIMLQMAPDYDNLTLMQKVEVFGYALDNTTGQDLYRVLWLKSKSSEAWLERRTNYTRSLGVMSMVGYILGLGDRHPSNLMLDRITGKIIHIDFGDCFEVAMKREKYPERVPFRLTRMLTYAMEVSNIEGSFRITCEHVMRVLRENKESVLAVLEAFIHDPLLTWRLTSTVSPAGPNFQSEREVALAGPTAGRARRHSILNADVAPSELLAANGEPSGPPTSRARARTNSSAAPDGNGINGAQETESQNARAVEVLDRVQQKLTGRDFKNNEELDVINQVNKLIVEATKLENLCQHYIGWCSFW